A single region of the Salarchaeum japonicum genome encodes:
- a CDS encoding NYN domain-containing protein, translated as MGLRDLVDGGRRVGLFVDGPNVLREEFDVDLDDVREAAEDAGTLAVTRLYLDQHATPGLIQAGEARGYDVRVTSGDVDVKLAVDATELAVSGGIDVLAIASRDIDFKPVLEKAAREGVDTLAVTPGEHGSSDALRNAATDAVLLEE; from the coding sequence ATGGGACTTCGCGACCTCGTTGACGGCGGGCGGCGCGTGGGCCTGTTCGTGGACGGGCCGAACGTGTTGCGCGAGGAGTTCGATGTGGACTTAGACGACGTGCGGGAGGCTGCCGAGGACGCGGGGACGCTCGCGGTCACCCGCCTCTACCTCGACCAGCACGCGACGCCGGGGTTGATTCAGGCGGGCGAAGCCCGGGGGTACGACGTGCGGGTGACGAGCGGGGACGTGGACGTGAAACTCGCGGTGGACGCCACGGAGCTCGCGGTGTCCGGCGGTATCGACGTGCTCGCCATCGCGTCTCGCGACATCGACTTCAAGCCCGTGCTGGAGAAGGCGGCGCGGGAGGGCGTGGACACGCTCGCGGTCACGCCCGGCGAGCACGGGAGTTCGGACGCCCTGCGGAACGCGGCGACGGACGCCGTCCTCCTCGAAGAGTAG
- the gcvH gene encoding glycine cleavage system protein GcvH, giving the protein MSFDVPSDLYYLESHEWYDPDTGRVGISDFAQDELGDVVFVELPDEGDALEQDNQFGVVESIKAVSDLYSPVSGEVSDTNTDLEDAPELVNDEPFGDGWMLEVEGVEESELDDLLTAEEYREQIE; this is encoded by the coding sequence ATGAGCTTCGACGTACCCAGCGACCTGTACTACCTCGAATCGCACGAATGGTACGACCCCGACACCGGACGGGTCGGAATCAGCGACTTCGCGCAGGACGAACTCGGCGACGTGGTGTTCGTCGAACTCCCCGACGAGGGCGACGCCCTCGAACAGGACAACCAGTTCGGCGTCGTGGAGTCCATCAAGGCCGTCAGCGACCTCTACAGTCCCGTCTCCGGCGAGGTCTCTGACACGAACACCGACCTCGAAGACGCGCCCGAACTCGTGAACGACGAACCGTTCGGCGACGGCTGGATGCTCGAAGTCGAGGGCGTCGAGGAGTCCGAGCTGGACGACCTCCTCACCGCCGAGGAGTACCGCGAGCAAATCGAATAA
- a CDS encoding PA14 domain-containing protein — translation MRLLEDERGVTVQIGAILMFAILVILLSTYQAYVVPQENEAIEFQHSQAVESDLVAVRNSVLSAAGSGGGRPESVALGTQYPVRTFFVNPPSATGTLQTETVGNATLSVANVTVTDDEETAQFFTRQNNSLSYPTKSLVYDAQYNVYGGAPSRVLENGLLYNDFADVHTVPAASNQVLVDGETITLVALNGSYFQNGVTASAVDPSVLSGPYNPVDVTNTTGNVTITFSSRMPAAEWRNRTSLGTQEHVVSVTQAGENEVQVVLEGGVEYTLRAAKIGVGSQTVDTEAAYITRVGNDTVRVGDPVTFEVRDEYNNPVPNADVSVSGGDVVGSRDKSTGSDGRVTYEFSAVSSSARATIGDDSDDADRVEFDVAQSTAGNGTVGGTYNLRWDTEWMEANNPGLGVAYYSENNTLVVNTSNTYINASTTVSTSSGGSLSGVLVDYATENTSVADFPDSENRTSDSRSIVQMYVNPGETRVHATASVGGDELAVKVTRPATPQPGGTYFRYYEGDYTGSGSYMPNFEAQTAVADGNASTFDIDAYGGRRTNGYGYNFTASIAVPEDGTYTFATTSDDGSRLYIDGQLVVDNAGDHSVQKASGDVYLTAGQHDITVTYYDNTYDEEGNSEPSQDTLEVTWAGPGFAEAEIPESVLTPRVPAAASGGPSAALSITMTDDGPGNSADTYELDASGSTGDITEYRWDFDNDGTIDETTTSPTTTTQHQPNSRPANARVVVVGPNGQDAAVRSYSGGTTAAVTTYPSAFKDGDGSTETNEDPSIPPQNAYGDLSGFGNVDVDSNDNQVVTISSTDYNGTIGGFQTRVGIAVESLPSRSQHTLVIGDYRMSSGQGFDVTPVTADGTALGQTYSLQSGSTTTRTIQLSQSVVDYINSGGTLYLRVEAQTNAYSGIRIDYIQVESSDQ, via the coding sequence ATGCGACTCCTGGAGGACGAGCGCGGGGTGACCGTGCAGATCGGTGCCATCCTGATGTTCGCCATCCTCGTCATCCTCCTCTCCACCTACCAGGCGTACGTCGTCCCCCAGGAGAACGAAGCCATCGAGTTCCAGCACAGCCAGGCGGTCGAGTCCGACCTCGTGGCGGTGCGGAATTCGGTTCTCAGCGCCGCGGGGTCGGGCGGCGGACGCCCGGAGTCGGTGGCGCTCGGGACGCAGTATCCGGTGCGGACGTTCTTCGTGAACCCGCCGTCCGCGACGGGGACGTTACAGACTGAGACGGTCGGGAACGCGACGCTCTCCGTCGCGAACGTCACCGTGACCGACGACGAGGAGACGGCGCAGTTCTTCACCAGGCAGAACAACAGCCTGTCGTATCCGACGAAGTCGCTCGTGTACGACGCCCAGTACAACGTCTACGGTGGCGCGCCCTCGCGCGTGCTGGAGAACGGCCTCCTGTACAACGACTTCGCGGACGTGCACACGGTGCCGGCGGCGTCCAACCAGGTGCTCGTCGACGGGGAGACCATCACGCTGGTCGCGCTGAACGGGAGTTACTTCCAGAACGGCGTGACCGCGTCCGCCGTCGACCCGAGCGTGCTGAGCGGCCCCTACAACCCCGTGGACGTGACGAACACTACCGGGAACGTCACGATAACGTTCAGTTCGCGGATGCCGGCCGCGGAGTGGCGTAACCGCACGTCGCTCGGAACCCAGGAGCACGTCGTGAGCGTCACGCAGGCTGGCGAGAACGAGGTGCAGGTCGTCCTGGAGGGCGGCGTGGAGTACACGCTTCGCGCGGCGAAAATCGGCGTCGGGTCGCAGACCGTGGACACCGAGGCCGCGTACATCACGCGCGTCGGGAACGACACGGTGCGAGTGGGCGACCCGGTGACGTTCGAGGTCAGAGACGAGTACAACAACCCCGTGCCGAACGCGGACGTTTCGGTGTCGGGCGGGGACGTTGTCGGCTCGCGAGACAAGTCCACGGGGAGCGACGGCCGCGTCACCTACGAGTTCAGCGCGGTGAGTTCGAGCGCTCGCGCGACCATCGGGGACGACAGCGACGACGCAGACCGCGTGGAGTTCGACGTGGCGCAGTCCACGGCGGGGAACGGTACGGTCGGCGGAACGTACAACCTCCGGTGGGACACGGAGTGGATGGAGGCGAACAACCCGGGACTGGGAGTGGCGTACTACTCGGAGAACAACACGCTCGTGGTGAACACGTCGAACACGTACATCAACGCCTCGACGACGGTGTCCACGTCGAGCGGCGGGAGTCTGAGCGGCGTGCTCGTCGATTACGCGACGGAGAACACGAGCGTCGCGGACTTCCCGGATTCGGAGAACCGCACGAGCGACAGCCGGTCTATCGTCCAGATGTACGTCAACCCGGGGGAGACGCGGGTGCACGCGACGGCGTCCGTCGGCGGTGACGAACTCGCGGTGAAGGTGACGCGGCCGGCGACGCCCCAGCCGGGCGGGACGTACTTCCGGTACTACGAGGGCGACTACACCGGGAGCGGGTCGTACATGCCGAACTTCGAGGCGCAGACGGCGGTCGCTGACGGGAACGCGTCCACGTTCGACATCGACGCGTACGGCGGTCGGCGGACGAACGGCTACGGGTACAACTTCACGGCGTCCATCGCGGTTCCCGAGGACGGCACGTACACGTTCGCCACCACGTCCGACGACGGGAGTCGGCTGTACATCGACGGCCAGCTCGTCGTGGACAACGCGGGCGACCACAGCGTCCAGAAGGCGAGCGGCGACGTGTACCTCACCGCCGGCCAGCACGACATCACGGTCACGTACTACGACAACACGTACGACGAGGAGGGGAACAGCGAGCCTAGTCAGGACACGCTGGAGGTCACGTGGGCCGGCCCCGGGTTCGCGGAGGCGGAGATTCCGGAGAGCGTGCTGACGCCGCGGGTGCCGGCGGCGGCGTCCGGCGGGCCGTCCGCGGCGCTCTCCATCACGATGACGGACGACGGCCCGGGGAACTCCGCGGACACGTACGAGTTGGACGCGAGCGGTTCCACGGGCGACATCACGGAGTACCGCTGGGACTTCGACAACGACGGCACCATCGACGAGACGACGACGAGTCCGACGACGACGACCCAGCACCAGCCGAACAGTCGGCCCGCGAACGCGCGCGTGGTGGTCGTCGGGCCGAACGGACAGGACGCGGCCGTCCGGTCGTACTCCGGCGGGACGACGGCGGCGGTGACGACGTATCCGAGCGCGTTCAAGGACGGCGACGGCTCGACGGAGACGAACGAGGATCCGAGCATTCCGCCGCAGAACGCGTACGGCGACCTCTCCGGGTTCGGGAACGTGGACGTGGACTCGAACGACAACCAGGTGGTGACCATCAGTTCGACGGACTACAACGGCACCATCGGCGGGTTCCAGACGCGAGTCGGTATCGCGGTGGAGAGTCTGCCGTCGCGCTCCCAGCACACGCTCGTCATCGGGGATTACCGCATGAGTTCGGGGCAGGGCTTCGACGTGACGCCCGTGACGGCCGACGGAACGGCGCTCGGGCAGACGTACTCGTTGCAGAGCGGGAGCACGACGACGCGGACGATTCAGCTCTCGCAGTCCGTCGTGGACTACATCAACAGCGGTGGAACGCTCTACCTCCGCGTGGAGGCGCAGACGAACGCGTACTCGGGCATCCGTATCGACTACATCCAGGTCGAGTCGAGCGACCAGTAA
- the gcvT gene encoding glycine cleavage system aminomethyltransferase GcvT: MSLRTPPLRDVHDDAGATFTDFGGWEMPVEFDSIREEHAAVREDAGIFDVSHMGQIEVSGPDAEQLMQRLTTNDVNALDPGDAHYSSIVTADGHLLDDTVVYDLPDRDGFLFVPNAGHDEQMADRWTTHRDDWGLDATVENRTTEYGMVAVQGPNAPDLVADASAGDVLDLSMFETTRTEVAGVSCLVSRSGYTGEDGFELVYDNDHAETVWGAFDCQPCGLGARDTLRMEAGLLLSGQDFDAESNPRTPYEAGIGWTVKLDTEFVGRDALERAKEEGVDETFRGVVLLERGVPRHGYDVTDGDGTVVGELTSGTMSPTLDEPIGLGYVSADFEPGDRVGVVIRGDEKKAELRTPRFLD, from the coding sequence ATGTCACTGCGGACTCCACCGCTCCGCGACGTACACGACGACGCCGGCGCGACGTTCACCGACTTCGGCGGTTGGGAGATGCCCGTCGAGTTCGACTCCATCCGCGAGGAACACGCCGCCGTCCGCGAGGACGCCGGCATCTTCGACGTCTCCCACATGGGCCAAATCGAGGTGTCCGGCCCCGACGCCGAACAGTTGATGCAGCGCCTCACCACGAACGACGTGAACGCGCTCGACCCCGGCGACGCCCACTACTCCAGCATCGTCACCGCCGACGGCCACCTCCTCGACGACACCGTCGTCTACGACCTCCCCGACCGCGACGGCTTCCTGTTCGTCCCGAACGCCGGCCACGACGAACAGATGGCCGACCGCTGGACGACCCACCGAGACGACTGGGGGCTGGACGCGACCGTCGAGAACCGAACCACCGAGTACGGGATGGTCGCCGTGCAGGGGCCGAACGCGCCCGACCTCGTCGCGGACGCGAGCGCAGGCGACGTGCTCGACCTCTCGATGTTCGAGACGACGCGCACCGAGGTCGCCGGGGTCTCCTGTCTCGTCTCCCGGTCGGGGTACACGGGCGAGGACGGCTTCGAACTCGTCTACGACAACGACCACGCGGAAACCGTCTGGGGCGCGTTCGACTGCCAGCCCTGCGGCCTCGGCGCGCGCGACACCCTCCGCATGGAGGCCGGCCTCCTGCTCTCCGGGCAGGACTTCGACGCCGAGTCGAACCCCCGCACGCCCTACGAGGCCGGCATCGGCTGGACGGTCAAACTCGACACGGAGTTCGTCGGCCGGGACGCGCTCGAACGCGCGAAGGAGGAGGGCGTTGACGAGACGTTCCGCGGGGTCGTCCTCCTGGAGCGCGGCGTCCCCCGACACGGCTACGACGTGACTGACGGCGACGGGACGGTCGTCGGCGAACTCACGAGCGGCACGATGAGTCCGACGCTCGACGAACCCATCGGCCTGGGCTACGTCTCCGCCGACTTCGAACCCGGCGACCGAGTCGGCGTCGTCATCCGCGGTGACGAGAAGAAGGCAGAACTTAGGACACCCCGCTTCCTCGACTGA
- a CDS encoding TatD family hydrolase codes for MRDLGTPVLDDHMHLDPEHARGIEAVKDFARSGGTHLLVVNKPSWHLGPLPESREDFEHVFETTIEIAERATEELRGRAWPVLGVHPGLVSQLVEDGHSPADAGDLMRAGLEVAAEYAASSDAVALKSGRPHYDVSDEVWAASNETMRHAFALAADRDLAVQLHTEATEDLTEVGEWAADAGLDPSRVVKHYAAGELAGVTPSVMSEKDRLERAATNGTPFLMETDFVDDPDRPGMVMGPKTVPRRVNWLLEHGFEDAVRNAHVETPRAVYGIDTQASLA; via the coding sequence ATGCGCGACCTCGGCACGCCGGTTCTCGACGACCACATGCACCTCGACCCCGAGCACGCGCGGGGCATCGAGGCCGTGAAGGACTTCGCGCGGAGCGGCGGCACCCACTTGCTCGTGGTGAACAAGCCCTCGTGGCACCTCGGCCCCCTCCCCGAGTCGCGGGAGGATTTCGAGCACGTGTTCGAGACGACCATCGAAATCGCGGAACGGGCGACCGAAGAACTCCGGGGGCGGGCGTGGCCCGTGCTCGGCGTCCACCCCGGCCTGGTGTCGCAGTTGGTCGAGGACGGCCACAGTCCCGCAGACGCGGGCGACCTGATGCGGGCGGGACTGGAGGTGGCCGCGGAGTACGCCGCGTCGAGCGACGCGGTGGCGTTGAAGTCGGGGCGGCCGCACTACGACGTATCTGATGAGGTATGGGCGGCGTCGAACGAGACGATGCGGCACGCGTTCGCGCTCGCGGCCGACCGCGACCTCGCGGTACAACTCCACACCGAAGCGACCGAAGACCTCACCGAAGTCGGGGAGTGGGCGGCCGACGCGGGCCTCGACCCGTCCCGCGTCGTGAAGCACTACGCGGCGGGCGAACTCGCGGGCGTGACGCCGAGCGTGATGAGCGAGAAAGACCGACTGGAGCGCGCCGCGACCAACGGGACGCCCTTCCTGATGGAGACGGATTTCGTGGACGACCCCGACCGGCCGGGGATGGTGATGGGGCCGAAGACCGTTCCGCGTCGGGTGAACTGGCTGCTCGAACACGGGTTCGAGGACGCCGTCAGGAACGCGCACGTGGAGACGCCGCGGGCGGTCTACGGTATCGACACCCAGGCCTCCCTGGCCTAA
- a CDS encoding DUF2150 family protein produces the protein MSENEEEYYADERWQNWLDRLRDEDLDPEEEDSARLLLNLQDDVAIAVAKIVTDYQDGDLDEEETLDELAKIRDTVLAEPDIADEDTLMLVDGVQTSLVAVFYSAEQYVADGVADEADVTEYVQAAAGAEDEEDFDRALGLAACAGTRIIDGEDLPMELADDLEYGLVVEWVNGLDSLQSALAQPEVVEEDE, from the coding sequence ATGAGTGAGAACGAAGAAGAGTACTACGCGGACGAACGCTGGCAGAACTGGCTCGACCGGTTGCGGGACGAAGACCTCGACCCCGAGGAGGAGGACTCCGCCCGCCTCCTTCTGAACCTCCAGGACGACGTGGCCATCGCGGTCGCGAAAATCGTCACCGACTACCAGGACGGCGACCTGGACGAGGAGGAGACGCTGGACGAACTCGCGAAGATTCGGGACACCGTGCTCGCCGAACCCGACATCGCGGACGAGGACACGCTGATGCTCGTGGACGGCGTGCAGACGAGCCTCGTCGCCGTGTTCTACTCGGCCGAGCAGTACGTCGCGGACGGCGTCGCGGACGAGGCCGACGTGACGGAGTACGTGCAGGCCGCGGCGGGCGCGGAGGACGAGGAGGACTTCGACCGCGCGCTCGGCCTCGCCGCCTGCGCGGGCACCCGCATCATCGACGGCGAAGACCTGCCGATGGAGCTCGCGGACGACCTCGAATACGGGTTGGTCGTCGAGTGGGTGAACGGCCTCGACAGCCTCCAGAGCGCGCTCGCACAGCCCGAAGTCGTCGAAGAGGACGAGTAA